TTTGCTGCTGCCATGGAATCCGCAAGAGCTACTGCAGAAGTTCTCCACCATAACATCCTCAGATGTCAGCACCAAATACAACTCCACCTCACCATTGCTTTTCTTCTTCTGGGGCGGAGGCAGAGATCTGGACTGGATAGAGCTCTTTACCAGCACGGCAATGTCACTTCTTTTCAGGGACTTTCCGAGAGAATAAGCTCCGTCCACCTTCTGCTTCCCCAGCCTTGGATTAAGGGGTTGGGCTTGGTTTAATTGGGAAGGGACAGAGCCTTTGTAGGCCTCTGTTGTTTTCCACCAGGTGGACACAGAGGGAGAGCCCTGCTTGCCGTCTCCCTTTCTCAATGACTGCACAAAATCGGCCACAATGGTACGCTGCGTGGAAGTGAAATTGCCGTACCAAATGAGATGAAGATTGAGAGTGGGTTTTGTGGTAAGCAGAGGGCCATTATGGTATTGCAGAACAAGGGGCTCTTCTTCTACGAGAGCGGAGAGCTTTCTCCACTGAGCCAGAGGCCGAGCGGCGGCATCCACTGCGGACAATGCCGCCATACATAGTAGCATTAAACTCATTAGAATCCTCTGAGACCCTAAACCAGCCATTTTTAGCGGGATTTATTTGCAGGGGATCACTGATTTGAAAGATGCAATGTATAATCGAATAAGAAAATGTGGTGTGGGAAGGAGGAAGAAGGCAATGGAGTTTAAATAGGCTGATAGAGCGAAGTCAAAGTTGTCAGGCCAGCTTAAACCGCTGCCAATCACAAAAAACGCGGAAAACAGCTAATCAGTTTGCAATGTAGCTTCCTGGCTCATCTAAAATACAGCTCTCTTCTAACTGGATGCAATTCGCATTGCGCGTGAATGAGATAATAGATCACGTCTTATCACGTCTTCCGCTTGGTCGCCCTCGCGTGCTTGCGTGGTTGGTGGGGCAAAATTCACTGTCGTGGCAAATAAGACAAAGTTATTTGAAATTGCAACAGTCGTACTTGCGGGGCAAAATTTATTGCGCTTGTATTTCCTTTCGTTTTTAAAGAAACGGTTATTTTTAAAATAAGTTGCATAAATTTCCTATGGTGAAAAGTGCAGATTCAATCTAGAGTGTTTTCGAATTAGGGGAAGGGTACTAGTGGTGGACATAGCTAAATTCGCACACATAGAACTCTCAAATCATATGtcggatttcaatttttttttttggttgtttccatatacgacttaactgcttataactaaggaTCCGGCTTCTGAGTAGTGACGATGCATGTTGTGGAAATCGTTATGTGccaaaaggtcaaaaagtggtcatttcaaagtgtgtaACCATACATGAACTCCTTTGtgccaatagtagataactcaTAATTACCAGTAGTAATGGACAAATGCCCCAGTAGTTTTGCACAAAtgtccaatagtggtgcacaaatgggccaataaagggcaaaaaagt
The nucleotide sequence above comes from Cryptomeria japonica chromosome 11, Sugi_1.0, whole genome shotgun sequence. Encoded proteins:
- the LOC131063924 gene encoding protein EXORDIUM-like 2 translates to MAGLGSQRILMSLMLLCMAALSAVDAAARPLAQWRKLSALVEEEPLVLQYHNGPLLTTKPTLNLHLIWYGNFTSTQRTIVADFVQSLRKGDGKQGSPSVSTWWKTTEAYKGSVPSQLNQAQPLNPRLGKQKVDGAYSLGKSLKRSDIAVLVKSSIQSRSLPPPQKKKSNGEVELYLVLTSEDVMVENFCSSSCGFHGSSKAGIEYAYAWVGNSATQCPGQCAWPFHQPIYGPQSPPLLPPNGDVGIDGMIINIAATVAGAVTNPFKSGYFQGDAAAPLEAVSACGAMYGKGAYPGYPGQVLVDETTGASYNARGVNGRTYLLPAMWDPTSRSCKTLV